ACATTGTTTGGTATAACCCAATTACTTGTTTTAGAGCTGATTTATAAAGTAAAATCAAGCAGCTAGTCGTCTCAGCATCAGCCGTACCATAGCAGCGTAGACCATAGATTCACTTATTTCCGGTAGGAGTTCATAATCCTTACTTAGTCGTCGATAGCGTCCTAGCCAGCCAAAAGTTCGTTCAACTACCCATCTTCTGGGCAAAACTTCAAACCCATCTGTAATCCGCTTAACTATTTCTACTTCTGCACCGCAGACTACCATTACAGCTTGTGCAAAATTCTCTCCACTGTAGCCACTATCTGCCCAAATTAGCTCTAAAGACTTAGAGTTATAGCACTCTTCTAGCAATGCCACTATTGCTCCTAATGGGACTTTAAAACTTTCTAAGCCCAAATATAGCCGAACTTAGCTCTGTGAGAGGCAAATACATCAACATGCTCATTAAGCCAGCGGACCAAACGAAACTCGACTGCGGTGCGGAATGCCTCCAATGCTTCGGCAAAAGTTTGTAAGGGTTTGGTTGCCCAACGTCTGCGGAATCCGCCGGTCAACTGATGCCAAAGGATGAAGGTGTAAGCGATGAACACTAAAACCCAATGACGCTTCATACTCAGAGCATCCCGAACTTGATACTCCTCAAACCCAACCAGCCCTTGGCTTCGATAGAAGACCTCCACCCAGTTGCGAGCAGAATATGTTTGAGCTACCCAAGCCGCACTGACTTGGTTGTCAGAGGCATTGGTGAAAGTAATCCACCTCCGTCGCTTGCTCGAAACTAGAGGCATTGAGTTGAATCGCCAGCCAGCGAGTGCCTTCGAGCTTCGGAACGTGAACTGGTAACAGCGCCACCCAAACTGTCCGGGGCTGCTCCAGATTGAGTTGCACAGGTGTGAACTGCTCCACTGCCAAGGTTTGAGCAATAGCTTCTAATCCCTGCTTACGAGCAGACTCATCACCTGATGTTTGAGCAGTAACTTGGCGGTTTTGGCGATTGCTGCCACGTAAGTTAGGTTTCTCGACTCCAACTGCTTGAGAAAAGGCGTGTTATTACCGTAGCCTGCATCAATTACAGTCACACCCGGTCGATAACCGCGCTTCAAGCATTGGTCAACCAAGTCTAGAGCCAGGTCAGGTTTTTCTGGAAGTTGGGGTCTGCCTTGCCTTGCTCGAATAAACTTGCGTGTTGATAGAGTGCAACATCTAACGGCAGATGTCGCACTCCATCATACAAGTAGGTAGTCAGCAGCACAATACCATTGTCAGTCTTGCCAATCTCCCCAATGTACTGCCGTCCTACCCCATCAGTAGCCGCACCACTTTTGCGATGTCCCGAATCATCTACAATCAATGTGAAACCTTGACTCGGGGTCGTCTGGCGACACTGGTGCATCACCTCCAACCGCCGATTATTTAGCTTGACTTCATCCCAAGGGCATTGTTGAGAAAATGTCTGAGGCTGTTGTAGGAGCCATCTACTGTATTTGTGACCAGTTGGCTCAGGTTTTGCGCTGACTCTCACCCAGCAGTCCCCTAGATAAACACGAAATTCCTGCCGCTGCTTCTGACGCGAAAATACATCATCAAACCGACGACACCAGTTCTCAAAGCACTGCGGCATCGCTGCTGGTACTTGATCTTTCACCTTACGTTGCTCCTGTCGAGACTGACGTAAAACGCAACTCCTACCCGCATTCTAGCTCAATTTGCTCCATCTTTCTTACAAAGTCCCACTAGAGTCGGATCTGCTTTTGATATTGCAGCGGACTCATTGAGGTCACTTGCTTAAAATGATGGTGGAAAGAGGAAGGCGACATGCTAGCCTGCTCAGCGAGATCAGCAACGCGCAGTGGTTTAGCAAAATCTACCTTGATGCTTTGAATGACTGCTGCGATCCGCTGCATGTTGCTCCCCGATGTCGCAATCTGGCGAACGGCTTCACTTTGTTCGCCGATCAACAAGCGGTAGTAGATTTCGCGAATTATCATTGGAGCCAGAATTGGAATATCTTGAGGAGTATCTAATAGCTGGATCAATCGCAGGGCACAATCGAGCAATAATAGATTGGCGGTGCTGACGAAAAACCTCGGACTGAAGTTTCTTTCTTATCCGTGATCGCAGTCGTTTGAATCGCAATCAGTTCACGGAGTTCGTGCGGGTCAAGATCCAGCTTGAATCCTAAGTAGGGGCGCTCAGGAGTCGCTTCGATAATAAATCCGCTAATCGGTTGATCGACTGAAACAACCAGATATTGCGCCTCACCATACCGATAGATTTCCTCACCTAGCGCCGCGCCTTTTTACCCTGAACTACGATCGCCAGCATTGGGGTGCTGACTCCATGCAGCCTCGTACTCGTCGAAGACTCACGCGTGAATCCTAGCGGCGCGATACTCGTTTGATGAAAACCGTCACCATTGGTATGGCGGTTAATCAGGGCGGCTAGTTCTCGACATCGATCAACGATGAGTCTGTCTGTCATAGTCTCTGGAGCTTATCTTCTTTCGCAGATTATAGAACATTCTTATCCAGCCCCAAGATCACAATCTGGAGGATTAGGCAATAAACTGCGAGGTCTGTGTATTGAAGAACCCAATCTGCAACCCTACGATGAATACATTCAAACAACACAGCAGAAAGATAAATAATGACCAAAATTGCATTGGTAACGGGATCGAGTCGAGGACTGGGCAAAGTACCGCTTTGCATCTGGCGAAAAAGGGGTTGCTGTCATCGTTACTTACCATCGCAATGCTGAGGAAGCGAAAACGTCGTTGCAGAGATTGAACAGCTTGGAGCTAAAGCGGTGGCGCTGCAACTCGATACGGCTGACATTAAGACGTTTGATAGTTTCGCTGCACAAGTTCAGCAGTCACTCAAAGATCAATGGCAAGCCGATCGTTTTGATCTTTTGGTAAATAACGCTGGAACGGGTGTTCACTCATCTTTTGCCGAAACGACTGAGGAAGATTTTGATCGTTTGATGAACATTGGTTCTGTTGCAAAAATCGCTGCCTCAGTAGTAAAATATTCTCTAGAGAGTTAATGCTACCCAGATGAACCCCAAGCACCCGTTTAAGTGGCGGCACTACCAAGCCGAAATCATCCTGCTGTGCGTCCGGTGGTATCTTCGGTATCCATTATTGTACCGCAACTTGGAGGAGATGATGACCGAGAGGGGCTAAGCGTTGACCATACGACTATATATAGATGGGTGCAGCACTACGCCCCAGAACTAGAAAAACGTTGTCGCCCACATCTAGAGCGAACCAATGATTCTTGGCGAGTGAATGAAACCTATATTAAGGTGAAAGGTAAGTGGAAATATTTGTACCGAGCTGTTGATTCTGCTGGCAATACTATTGACTTTATGCTGAGTGCTAAAAGAGACAAACGAGCAGCAAAACGGTTCTTTTGCAAAGCACTGAAGACAGTTCATCCTCCAGCGCCACGAGTCATCAACGTAGATCGAAATGCTGCTTATCCCCAGCCATCGATGAGTTAAAATCCGAGGAAACTCTAGATAGAATGTGCGAGATCGGGCAAAACAAATACTTAAATAATCTAGTAGAACAAGACCATAGATTTATTCAAAAGCTAGTGAATCTTGGTCTGGGCTTCAAATCATTTCATACTGCTAGAAGAATAGTTGTTGGATACGAAACTATGAATATGATCCGCAAGGGACAAATTCAACCAGTGAAAAAAGGTAATATTTTAGGGCAAGTAGAATTCGTGTCTCAAATTTTTGGAGTTGCTGCATAAAGTCCAATTACTTTACCGGAAAACTCTGTTCTCAAAATCTTTTGCAACACAACCGAAAATGCTACACAAAAGCGCAATCCAACATTGGTAAGGGGAAGAATTTACATATGATGAGTTCTGGTTTTCCGCCCCGCCAAAGCGATCTTAGCCGAAAGCTAGATACTGATGGAGAGCCAGGGCAACTAGAGCCAGATTTAGCTTATCTGCTCATAAATGCATTATCTGCATATATCTCGTACGTTGACGCGCAACAACGGTATCGCTTTGTGAATCAACACGATCAGGATGTTGTCTGGAGAGTCCTGTTAGTTCTGCATGATAGAAGTCAAGCACTTGTCTATCAGTATGCTTAGTCAAGAAAGTCCAATTACTTTTGGCTCCATCTGCTACACCCACTTTAACTGCTATACGCGTATACATATAACTATGCTTGTCCTATAATGCCAATGAGTCTCATTAGTTATTGATATTGAGATAGATCATCTAGTTGCAGCTTTGCCAAACTGCAGACATCTTGAGGAATACGTACGGAGGTAGCGTGCAAAACAAGCTGAAAATCTGGAGTGGTGTGGGAACTTACGTTCTGGCAAATGTAGGAGCGATCGCGCTTTCAAATACGGATGTTGCTAAAGCTGATACATTTCTTTCGGCTTTTAAAGAGTCTAGCGTTTTGATTAGCCAAAGCAGTCAAGATAATCCTAGAGAAGCCTGTAAGGCAGTTCCCGTCAGCGGCGGTGGTGAAGGCGGTGGGGAAAGTACTCCGACTACACCTACGCAAGGTGGTGAAGGTGGTGAAGGTGGTGAAGGTGGTGAGGGTAGCACCGGCTCGTCAAGTGGCAGCACAATTTATAAGCCTCAGTCCAGCCAGCCTTCAGTAGGTAGCAATAATATAGCGTTAGCAAAATTTAACAATCGTCAACTCCTAAAAGATTTTACCGATGGGCTGGTCGTTCCAACCTATCAAACGTTGGCAGAAAAGTCAAAACAACTGTCTGCAGCAGTAAACGCCTTTGTTAGCAAACCCAATCGAGCGACTCTACAGGCTGCCCGACAAGCTTGGCTAGCAGCACGCATACCCTGGGAGGGAAGTGAGGCATTTGCGTTTGGACCTGCGGCATCCCTTGGTTACGATGCCAATTTAGACGATTGGCCCGTCAACGAAGCAGATCTAAGTGCAGTTCTTAACAGTCAAAACCCGTTGACAGTTGATTATGTGAGTCAACTGCAAACCAACCAGAAAGGGTTTCATACAATTGAGTTCTTACTGTTTGGGCTTAACAACGACAAGCAACTACAGCAATTTACGCAGCGCGAACTCCAGTATCTACAGGCAGCGACAACTGTATTCGATCGAACGGCTAACCAGTTGCTAACGAGTTGGACAAAAGGGGTAAACGGCAATCTACCATACCGAGATGCGTTTGTCAATGCAGGCAGTGACAGTACAGCTTATCCGACCGTGCAAGCAGCATCTGAGGAAATTGTCCAGGGAATCTTAGGCATTTTGGACGAGGTGGGGAACGTGAAAATTGGTACGGCTTTTGAGCAGCAGAATCCATTTCTGCTAGAAAGCCGCTTTAGCAACAGTTCATTAAGCGATTTTCAAGCTAACCTCCGCAGTGCTGAATTTGCTTATCTCGGGCAGGCACCGGATACCAAAACCAGAGGTAAGAGCCTGAGTGAGATTGTGGCTGCGGTCGATCCGGTTTTGGATAGCAAAATTCGACAGCAGATGCAAAAGGCATCTACTGCACTTGCAGCCGTGCCAGGACCGATTGAAGATACCCTATGCAGCTCCAAGGCTAAACCAAAAATCCAGGCAGCGCGGGAAGCAATCTTGACGCTTCACTCAACTATTGAAAAACAGGTCTTACCACTGGTACAGAATTAGTCATGAAACTATTGCGATCGCGGTCGGGGTTGAAAAGAAGCTGTCAGTTTGTGTTTATAGGGTTGGTAGCAGCGATCGCTGGTGCCATTTTATCTCTCTCTTTTCATTATCCCGCCTCATCTCAAATGCAAATTGCCCGCTCCGGAGGAGACACAACTATTCGCAACCGGACATCTCATGGCTACGAGCAACCCGCACCTAATTTAAGTGAGAAAATGCTAGCGCTGCATATCGAAGGCGATCGCGCCTTCGATGCAGCTTTTGTTACTCCACCGGCAAAGGTAAATCCAGGATTAGGTCCATTATTCAATAACACCTCCTGTACGGGCTGTCATATTAAAGACGGTCGAGGAATGCCGGAAAAGGGACAGCTTTTGGTACGAGTTAGTAATCCGCGCCAGAACGGTAAGGAGTTGCCAAGCGAACAGGGTGATGCTCCAGTGCTGGAGCAAAATTATCATCCTGAAGCGGCTGTTAGTCTGGGCAATGCTCCGCCAGTACCAGGAATTGGAACTCAGATTCAAGAGCAAGGGGTTTACGGTCACGCTCCAGAAGCCCAAGTCGAGATTCAGTGGCAGGACCAACTTGGGAGGTACGCTGATGGCACGCCTTACAAGTTGCGCTCTCCGCTTGCCAAGATTACCCGCACGAACAATCGAGTCTTACCGCCTGAAGTTAAAACATCCCTACGGATTCCCTCACCCGTTTTTGGTTTAGGGCTGTTAGAAGCCATACCAGAGAAAACTATCCTCGCTCTAGCCGATCCTGACGATCGCGATGGAGATGGTATATCGGGTCGCCCGAACTATGTGTGGGATGTTGTCAAACAAGTAGAAGTACTGGGTCGCTTTGGCTGGAAAGCCAATAACCCCGATCTATTGCAGCAGACAGCCTCAGCTTACGTGAATGATATGGGGGTTACTAGTCCCATGTTTCCCGAACCCGATGGCTCCAGCGAAATCGATCGGGAAACCCTTAAGGCAGCAACGTTTTACGTGCAAACCTTGGCGGTTCCCGCTCGCACAATGCTAAACAATCCTCAAGTTCAAAAGGGAGAGAAGTTATTTGCTTCAGCCAACTGCGTCGCTTGTCATGTGTCTACACTACGTACTGGAAGCCATGAAGTTGCAGCATTGAGCAACCAGACTATTTATCCCTACACTGACTTGATGCTTCACGATATGGGAGCAGGACTAGCCGATGGTAGACCCGATTTTCGTGCCACTGGAACCGAATGGCGAACCTCGCCGCTGTGGGGAATTGGCTTAACTCAGACGGTACTTCCTTATTCTGGCTATTTACATGACGGTCGTGCGCGTACTCTCGAAGAAGCCATTCTCTGGCATGCAGGCGAAGCGAAAGATGCAAAGGAAAAGTTTACGAAGATGTCAAAGGACGATCGCACTGCTCTAATTCAGTTTCTTCGGTCGCTTTGATACTAACTCTTCCTGCAATGAATGCTGCGTATTATTTTGACCTCCGCCTAGGTGTTGTTGCAAAAACTTTTTAAGGATAGAGAATCTTGACCGAAAATTTTGGGTTGAAAGTCTCGCCCTTCTAGGACAATTTTGTTATATTTATTACATATCTATTACATAAAAATACTGAAGCTTAAACTCCACCCCACATTCCGCCCTTTCCACTGGCACAAAAGGATTAACACTGCTCTCAACATAGCAAGTAATACGGTTGTGTTGCAAAAAGATTTTGAGAACAGAGTTTTCCGGTAAAGTAATTGGACTTTATGCAGCAACTCCAAAAATTTGAGACACGAATTCTACTTGCCCTAAAATATTACCTTTTTTCACTGGTTGAATTTGTCCCTTGCGGATCATATTCATAGTTTCGTATCCAACAACTATTCTTCTAGCAGTATGAAATGATTTGAAGCCCAGACCAAGATTCACTAGCTTTTGAATAAATCTATGGTCTTGTTCTACTAGATTATTTAAGTATTTGTTTTGCCCGATCTCGCACATTCTATCTAGAGTTTCCTCGGATTTTAACTCATCGATGGCTGGGGGATAAGCAGCATTTCGATCTACGTTGATGACTCGTGGCGCTGGAGGATGAACTGTCTTCAGTGCTTTGCAAAAGAACCGTTTTGCTGCTCGTTTGTCTCTTTTAGCACTCAGCATAAAGTCAATAGTATTGCCAGCAGAATCAACAGCTCGGTACAAATATTTCCACTTACCTTTCACCTTAATATAGGTTTCATTCACTCGCCAAGAATCATTGGTTCGCTCTAGATGTGGGCGACAACGTTTTTCTAGTTCTGGGGCGTAGTGCTGCACCCATCTATATATCCCTGTTGTGTCACTCTAGGAGAGGCTAATCTCTGAAAGGCTTTCGACGCTTCGCTTTCAACTTTTTGGCTATAAATTTTGGTTACTGTTAGAAAATAAAGCTTCTAGCTTTGAGCCAATCAAGGTTACAGTCATGAGCTTCGATTTTTGCTGTCCGAGAGTGACACAACAGGGATATAGTCGTATGGTCAACGCTTAGCCCCCTCTCGGTCATCATCTCCTCCAAGTTGCGGTACAATAATGGATACCGAAGATACCACCGGACGCACAGCAGGATGATTTCGGCTTGGTAGTGCCGCCACTTAAACGGGTGCTTGGGGTTCATCTGGGTAGCATTAACTCTCTAGAGAGAATATTTTACTACTGAGGCAGCGATTTTTGCAACAGAACCCTTTTTCCCCCTGGCAAAGGTGGCGGTGAAGGCGTAGCTTATGGCTATAAAGGCAAAGGTATCCTCATACACAGTATTACAGATGCCAATGGTATGCCTCTTGTAGCAATTACTACTCCTGAAGAGTGGTGACGAAAGGCAACAAGTCCTGCCGATGCTAGCTCAAATCCGGTTGGCGACGGGCAAGCGGGGAAATCCTAAGCGTCGTCCCAAAGTGCTTACTGCTGATAAAGGATACGATGCCAGATGGTTGCGTAAGAAACTCCGAACTAAAGGTATCCGACCGCAGATTAAAAAACGGCAGATCAGAGGCAAAAAGCCCAAGGGTAGACCTATCAAAGAAACTGTACCTCGCTACCAACAAGAGCGCTCTTTCTCCTGGTTTCAACGCAAGTACAGAAGACTTGTTGTTCGATGGGAACGCCTGAAAGTATGTTTTGATGCTTTCCTCCTCCTCGCCACGTCCTACATCTGGTTTCCAAAGTTAGTGGGATAGGCTCCTTCTGTTACGGTCAAATCTCCTACCTCTAACAGTTGGCGCGATCGCTCTAAACGGTAATTATGCAAGTAACCAAAGACTGTTGTGCCGAAGACTTGGTGAAATCCTATTTTGAGCTTATAGTCATTTAATCCTACTGCCCGTGCCAACTCGATTAAAGAAGGGGGATTTTCTAAACGTGCGAGTAAAATCTCTTTGGCGTGATGGATGCGATCGATGTCTTTGGGTTTGAGGCGACGGCGATCGCACTTTGGTTTCTGATTTTTAAGTAAAGGTTCTAGCTGTAGAGCCAGCAGTTCAAATACTTTGCCTTGAAGATATACTTTTTTCGTTATCCCTTCATAGGGACAATGCAATATTTGCTGTAATATCGTTTGCATTGTAGAAGTTATGACTGTTGTGGGAGTAAGCCAAGTTTGCCAGTCGTTCTCTTTAATCAGAAATTGTAACTGGACGGGTAACTCACCTGACGGATCGGCAAAAAAATTTTTCAACACGTCAGGTTCCATATGAATATTAACTTCTAAACGTC
The DNA window shown above is from Chroococcidiopsis sp. SAG 2025 and carries:
- a CDS encoding transposase; protein product: MVDQCLKRGYRPGVTVIDAGYGNNTPFLKQLESRNLTYVAAIAKTAKLLLKHQVMSLLVSRD
- a CDS encoding transposase, whose product is MLAQIRLATGKRGNPKRRPKVLTADKGYDARWLRKKLRTKGIRPQIKKRQIRGKKPKGRPIKETVPRYQQERSFSWFQRKYRRLVVRWERLKVCFDAFLLLATSYIWFPKLVG
- a CDS encoding transposase, translated to MKDQVPAAMPQCFENWCRRFDDVFSRQKQRQEFRVYLGDCWVRVSAKPEPTGHKYSRWLLQQPQTFSQQCPWDEVKLNNRRLEVMHQCRQTTPSQGFTLIVDDSGHRKSGAATDGVGRQYIGEIGKTDNGIVLLTTYLYDGVRHLPLDVALYQHASLFEQGKADPNFQKNLTWL
- a CDS encoding imelysin family protein, giving the protein MRNTYGGSVQNKLKIWSGVGTYVLANVGAIALSNTDVAKADTFLSAFKESSVLISQSSQDNPREACKAVPVSGGGEGGGESTPTTPTQGGEGGEGGEGGEGSTGSSSGSTIYKPQSSQPSVGSNNIALAKFNNRQLLKDFTDGLVVPTYQTLAEKSKQLSAAVNAFVSKPNRATLQAARQAWLAARIPWEGSEAFAFGPAASLGYDANLDDWPVNEADLSAVLNSQNPLTVDYVSQLQTNQKGFHTIEFLLFGLNNDKQLQQFTQRELQYLQAATTVFDRTANQLLTSWTKGVNGNLPYRDAFVNAGSDSTAYPTVQAASEEIVQGILGILDEVGNVKIGTAFEQQNPFLLESRFSNSSLSDFQANLRSAEFAYLGQAPDTKTRGKSLSEIVAAVDPVLDSKIRQQMQKASTALAAVPGPIEDTLCSSKAKPKIQAAREAILTLHSTIEKQVLPLVQN
- a CDS encoding AraC family transcriptional regulator, yielding MVKISKFLAFLYLTFNYALLLIASVDSVHDPGLERRLEVNIHMEPDVLKNFFADPSGELPVQLQFLIKENDWQTWLTPTTVITSTMQTILQQILHCPYEGITKKVYLQGKVFELLALQLEPLLKNQKPKCDRRRLKPKDIDRIHHAKEILLARLENPPSLIELARAVGLNDYKLKIGFHQVFGTTVFGYLHNYRLERSRQLLEVGDLTVTEGAYPTNFGNQM
- a CDS encoding di-heme oxidoredictase family protein, whose amino-acid sequence is MKLLRSRSGLKRSCQFVFIGLVAAIAGAILSLSFHYPASSQMQIARSGGDTTIRNRTSHGYEQPAPNLSEKMLALHIEGDRAFDAAFVTPPAKVNPGLGPLFNNTSCTGCHIKDGRGMPEKGQLLVRVSNPRQNGKELPSEQGDAPVLEQNYHPEAAVSLGNAPPVPGIGTQIQEQGVYGHAPEAQVEIQWQDQLGRYADGTPYKLRSPLAKITRTNNRVLPPEVKTSLRIPSPVFGLGLLEAIPEKTILALADPDDRDGDGISGRPNYVWDVVKQVEVLGRFGWKANNPDLLQQTASAYVNDMGVTSPMFPEPDGSSEIDRETLKAATFYVQTLAVPARTMLNNPQVQKGEKLFASANCVACHVSTLRTGSHEVAALSNQTIYPYTDLMLHDMGAGLADGRPDFRATGTEWRTSPLWGIGLTQTVLPYSGYLHDGRARTLEEAILWHAGEAKDAKEKFTKMSKDDRTALIQFLRSL
- a CDS encoding transposase, giving the protein MVALLEECYNSKSLELIWADSGYSGENFAQAVMVVCGAEVEIVKRITDGFEVLPRRWVVERTFGWLGRYRRLSKDYELLPEISESMVYAAMVRLMLRRLAA